A segment of the Coffea arabica cultivar ET-39 chromosome 8c, Coffea Arabica ET-39 HiFi, whole genome shotgun sequence genome:
CATGTCCCTATGCACCTAACGGGTAAGTGTTAGCGACCAATATGTCACAcatttgatttttgtactttaaCTTGCAGGCTTTCGGTACCAAATTTGGCTGCCAGTTCGTGTAAATGGAGTAATGGACAAGCTTGCCTTAGACCTTACCATCAGATCGACTATTCTCTTGTTGACCGTGAAACATTATTAAATATCTCACTATCAACGTTGTTTGAAAACAAAtacgacattattttgtttttatctACATAAGCAGCCAGCCAATGTTTAAgtttgaaacattttagaacaTTTTCAATGCATTGCGTGGGAGTAATACAGACAGACTGATGAATGAAGCTTAGCGATCTATTGTGGTAATAGCCGGGAACTAAGCCACTCTTTTAAGAAGAGACTAGTACGTAATACCTCGCGTGCTTTGCACGCGATCGTCTTAATTCAAAATATGACACTTTTACGATACTAAAAATCTTTgttaaattttgattatttgctTTAGAATAGAATActtcttatatttttcaattcctttaatcaatttttgtaaaacatttttaaattttgaactcttatatggaattttttttttggcttttttagACAAATCATGACCCAAACTCTGATACACAAGTATTGATTCTTTGCAAGAAATGTACATGCATATGTCGAGTGGGGAGTAACAAATAAAATTGATAAACACTAGTAAAGTAAAGATTTAAcctgtaaaaataatttttaaagaGTATATAACTAGAACCTGATAATTAATGATCCGCCACATCTAATTATTTctagtttctctttttctttttaacgaaggaattctttctcttttttttttaacttatttcattttattattgTCATTATCTGTTTTAGTTTGAATAACTATACATCtaatttgttcttttttttttttctcaaaggaaaaggaaCTATGGCAACGAAATAGGTTTGGTTTTTGGTTTGTTTACTTGGAGTCTTGGATATGGCTACGTTGAATAGTAATCTCAATTAAAGCTAAATCAGTTTTACATTTGCGATTTGTCATGTCAATTtaactttccttttcttctgatgaatttgAATCACATTAATCTAGATGCAATGTTCATTGAATTTGAGTTACATTTGATTTACCTCCAAGAACTTTGTTTTGTTCTCACCTTAGATGGTAATCTTTACATTTTATCTGTCAATCCATAGAACTCTTAAGATGTCACTCTTACATAACCTTTTAGCTGGAAGTCAAGCAAATGACGAAAGAAATGGACAAAACTGCCTTTTACTGTTCAAAAGCAGCCGCCcatttcttggagatttcatCCCAAGCAGAGAAAACAACAGCCAACAAATGTTCCTATGGTTTTCGACTTTCGGACGTTAATGTCTGCTGCATCATATCTTGATTTGGTCCACTAAGAATTCTACAAGAACTTATTTTAGTCCATTTCTCAGTATTCTTAAAAACTAGCTATGTTATTTTAAGgcaaagatgttagaaaaggtGAACTTTGGTTGCAACAATTTATCTTCCTCAACTACCAAAATGTTAATACTAGGGAAAATGTAACTAATCAAGAAAGGTACTATCTGGTTCTTTGGCTtactcaagctcgagctcgactcaaatTTTAGTCGAGTCGAACTCAAGCTCAaacttgaaaaaataaatattttattttttttaaaaagtgaacaaataataatttttctaataaattaGGAAtagatatgtaattttactattaaaataaaaatacatttAAAATCGAGTCGCATCGCGAGTTAACGAGTTGAGTATTTTTAAACTCGAGTTCAAGTTCGAGTTACTCGAATTCGATGTTGACTGAATTCAAGTTGAGTTTTGACTTGAGATACTCGCAATCGATTCGCAAATAGCTCGATTCGTGTGCACCCTACAATGGCATCACCTGTAATATCACATTTGCACCAATTACTCGCCGTCATTATGCCGCGAATGATAGTTGAAATTAGTGCCATGCATGGACATGCATATCCAATGCTTTTCAATAGGACCACAGCTAGCCATAAATGATAACACAGCCTTAATTAAGCCTTAAAAGCTAAGGGTTTGGATTATGTATAGTAAATCAGGACATCTTATAAAAAAGGAAATCTTcttccagaaaaaaaaataggaataCAACACATGTGGCTTTGACCATGAAAGAATAAGCCTCCCGCATGCGTGGTCTTAATAAATCTCATAACTAAAATGTTGACATTCGCTTAGAAGTAACGTAGATTGACCAATTGCTGGATCTCTGAACTTTCTTtttgagaggaaacaaagtttCCCTCTTCAGTCTTACGTACTTACCTTAATAATCAGGGCAGATCATGAGGAAATTGTTTATCACATTCGACATATGCACTTAAACTTGTATGCCAGATTGATGAATGAAACTTAGCAATCCAGCTGAGGGGGAGTAGCCACCACCTAAGCCACTAGTTTAAATAGAGCTACAATAacaatgaaagttgtagccaaaaGTTTTAGAAGGACTTTGTATTAAGTACTTTTCAAAGCCGACTTGATCTTACTAGGATCAATATTGTCAGCAATTTCAGATAGCAGTTGGACAAGTTTTTAggtagaagaaagaaataaatgCCTAGACAATGATGATCCAAGTCCATCAATGCATTACAATCTTTTTGTCCAAATGATTTGTGTTGCCTGAATTGATCATTAGAAGAGCTCAACCGAGTGAGTACATAATGACAATAATATGATTTTAGCACCTTAATTGTACTCAATTGGCTTCTTCAACTCTGCAATTGCTCCCATCAAAAAGGAATTGCACCaaattgtcttgctcaaattaAAGTGCATTGGTTAAAGttgcacattttttttttacaattttaggtGCTCTATTTCCCCAAATTTGGAATTGAAGGAATGTGAAGTTTTAGGGTAGTAAAATGGATCCAAAAGCGTACAAAAGCATGAACTTGTTGGGattgaaaatgaagagaaagggCTGGTTTGATCAAAGTGTCAAAGTAGGCAGTTGGGATTTGCAGATGAAGAGAAAGAAAGTTGTCTAGGTTGGTGTGggctatatatataattaaagagCTACCGTTGGTGAAGGCAAGATGAACCGTGCCATTCAAAGCAGCAGTTAGAGACTTCTTCTGTTGAAGAAGCCATATTAAAAAAATGGTGTTAGAGGATGCGAAAAATAGCTCCTaactttcccaaaaaaaaaaaaaaaggaaagagaaaatgacGAGAGCATTGCTGACGATTTCAGTGACATTTTATTATGAccagaaaaaaattatttaagaaGAGAAGCAGCCTGGATAATTATTAACTAATTGCACTTCACTTACCCTggctcccaaaaaaaaaaaaaaatagagtatTGCAGCTAGTAGATCAGTTCAATTACTAATACGTACATAGCCCAAAGTTCATATACATTCACAAATTACAAAAACCAATTAGCTCCCAGCAAGCAGAGTCAGAGCTAGGACTCTATAATTAAGGGGGACAATAATCAACTCAATCAATAGTGTATggcttttaaaatattaattttacatcccttacaaactcaaattaataaaatttgttcTTACCTAAGTTTTTTTACTACTTTTTTTACCTAAAATTACCATGTAACCCAcatgcagtttttttttttatatacaaaaaTATTTCTCGATTTTAGtggcaaaaatgaatataaattaGGTCAGATCCCATTTTTTTAGAAGAAAGAGTAAATATGATTGAGGTTAGATCCTACATTTTTAGAGACAAAAATGAATATGGATCAGGTCATTTGTTTAATTACAATAAGATCTAACCTTTTTGCTCTTAAAAAAATGACAATGTGTCAGTCACGTAATGGATTCAAGGTAAAAAATAGTCGGGATCAAATTTtattgacttgattttgtaaaggatgtaaatttattattttaaaagtgaaggatgaaaaaattcatttaacgAAATATATGAGGtacgttttgaatgatttttccttaaaaaattgtgaaaatttttaaacttaatGGCTAAGTTTTGAAAGTAGAAGAGGTTAAAGTAATCCTAAtagcttttttttcctttttcctttttggtaatATTAGAATTCTGATATGTTACTACACGTCAAGACTGTAGAGTACCAAACAGTTCTAAGCAACTTCCAAGAACTCGACTCCGGTAAACTTCAAAGCTATTTATGAAACTTGAGTATCTGTGGAGTTTGCTTTAATATGTCAACCTTTTGCCTTTCAAATGTTGATGAGATCACATTCTCCTTTCGTGCAGAGAATTGGCTTACAGTCAACTTCTACTTTTGTTAAGTAGTTGGAGAAAATCTATTTGTAACAAATAAATATTGATTGGGAAGATATTGATTTGACCTGGACTTGTATGTGGTACCTTTGTCCCTTTGCACATATATACACCCCATTGGGTTCAACTTTCTAGAAAACAATTCAAGCTGTAAGTTATCGATCTCCTAAAATTTTAGCTGCAGAAAATGGTTAGATCTCCATGCTGCGAAACCAATAATGGCTTGAAAAGAGGGCCATGGAcagatgaagaagatgagaaATTGATCAATTACGTGCAAAACTACGGCCATGTAACCTGGAAAAGTTTACCTAAGAAAGCTGGACTGAACAGGTGTGGAAAGAGCTGCAGATTGAGGTGGAATAATTACCTCAGGCCTGATATTAAGAGAGGAATGTTTTCGGACCAAGAAGATCGCCTCATTGTTGAACTCCATTCCATTCTTGGAAATAAGTATGTAAAATACGACAACATTTTCATCTTATGACATCTTAAATCGCATTGAAATTATGATGATGAATTATGATTTATTGCTAATCAAATGAACATTTTTCTGCAGGTGGTCGAAAATAGCTGCACATCTTCCGGGGAGGACTGATAATGAAATCAAGAATCATTGGAATACAAAGCTGAGGAGAAAGCTTCTCCAGCTTGGGATTGATCCTCAAACTCACAAGCCAGTAGTGCCTGATATTAACCAAATTGTTGATTTTTCTCGGTTCTTATCAGCATTTAATCCTGCCAGCAATTTGATGAATGTCTGGACAAATGTTCTACTGTCACAAGTTGATGCAACTCAACTGGCGAAATTCCAACTACTGCAAAAGCTACTGAAGACAGTTAATCCAGGTCCAGCACAAAATAATCTTGTTTCATCAACCAGATTCATCAATGCAGATGGTGCTCAAGTTAATACAGATTTTATCCTACCAACCCTGCAATCTTCGGATTTTGACCCCACTTTTCCAGATAATAATTCTGGACTTTCAAATGCAGTAACGTTCTCTGCTcaaaatgataaaacaaatagcTTGAGCAGTACGACTTCCACCAGCACTCAAACGAATAACTATCTTCCTTCAGTTGTTGAAGCAACAAGAGCTCAAGTATCTTCTTCTGTTGACCAAGTTAATCCACCTCAAGATCCATTAATGACTTCGTCCATCATTGATACATTTGATGCTTGGGAAGAACTCATGGATAATGAACCATTTTGGGAAGATATTCTGGCCTAACTTGCAAGTCCATACACCGTGcagaactctttttttttttttttttttttttttgtaattctgaTGTCTTTTACAGGACCTTTGCTATTCTTTCTAGTCTACGTTGGAAAAATTCAGTCATTGTTTTGGTTCTTTATCAATATTATCTTCTTTTATAATTGATATAGCTCCCTAGTTCATTTTCTCTTTCCCTTCTCTGGCTGCTTTGGAATGTAT
Coding sequences within it:
- the LOC113707100 gene encoding transcription factor MYB41-like, which gives rise to MVRSPCCETNNGLKRGPWTDEEDEKLINYVQNYGHVTWKSLPKKAGLNRCGKSCRLRWNNYLRPDIKRGMFSDQEDRLIVELHSILGNKWSKIAAHLPGRTDNEIKNHWNTKLRRKLLQLGIDPQTHKPVVPDINQIVDFSRFLSAFNPASNLMNVWTNVLLSQVDATQLAKFQLLQKLLKTVNPGPAQNNLVSSTRFINADGAQVNTDFILPTLQSSDFDPTFPDNNSGLSNAVTFSAQNDKTNSLSSTTSTSTQTNNYLPSVVEATRAQVSSSVDQVNPPQDPLMTSSIIDTFDAWEELMDNEPFWEDILA